The following coding sequences lie in one Ignavibacteriales bacterium genomic window:
- a CDS encoding sigma 54-interacting transcriptional regulator, whose amino-acid sequence MFKNDFDLLLSLNDDIAAISEYFVLFAKIFDKINAVFDTDLCGLSLFNENRDKLGCLLVTIPFRRDTTKWHRQFAIDSLPSELFGENSVITKVESEIFYNMGKFEEGQIDISEILEKKKISNLFFVPMHTGGKSIGYIILPISDYITNKENDNYLFRLSNLIASAIKNTEYVTRLKHKEEEKDMLLKLFSLLLDIKDENNFYMHLAEAISNLIPFEYIGIIGRGYNKNESEGIYITKDETGKLKVNKATRNDIRIVESFKFMLLAKDGIVHTEITGEELLKMCSQFSHIRQIKEKNSIVSLLVFRYMKNNLGELFLTIGRKEHVSQANEISIKLMHNSNSYFTGTEIEFCENLLPQLISIFANFYSFKEIEILTKKLEQEKHYLLDEINSATSFQEIVGNSVLLNNILNKIKLVAPLDATVLVTGETGTGKELIARAIHKLSKRNEQAYITINCAALPVQLIESELFGHEKGSFTGAFEKKFGKFEIANKGTIFLDEIGELPLEVQSKLLRVLQEKEFERVGGKSTVYSDVRIIAATNRNLEKEIEQGKFRSDLFFRLNVFPIEIPPLRERADDIPLLVKHFIQNYSKKIGKDIKSIKKNDLEMLTQYNWPGNIRELEHVIERAIIISQGSKLSFENFKFGGDSESEAKKESFKSLIEIEKDHIINALKLANGKVTGANSAALLLKINGKTLGTRMRKLGIKRKDIISDSKL is encoded by the coding sequence ATGTTTAAGAATGATTTTGATTTGCTGTTGTCTTTAAATGATGATATCGCGGCAATAAGCGAGTATTTTGTTCTCTTCGCAAAAATTTTCGATAAAATAAATGCTGTATTTGATACTGATCTTTGCGGTTTATCTCTGTTTAATGAAAACAGAGATAAATTGGGATGTCTCTTGGTCACTATTCCTTTTCGGCGTGACACTACAAAGTGGCATAGGCAATTCGCAATAGATTCTTTGCCCTCAGAATTGTTCGGTGAAAACTCTGTCATTACGAAAGTTGAATCTGAAATTTTTTATAACATGGGTAAATTTGAAGAGGGGCAAATTGATATTTCAGAAATATTAGAAAAGAAAAAGATTAGCAATTTATTTTTTGTCCCGATGCATACAGGGGGAAAGTCAATTGGTTACATAATATTACCGATAAGTGATTATATAACAAACAAAGAAAATGACAATTACTTGTTCCGCTTATCAAATTTGATCGCTTCTGCAATTAAAAACACAGAGTATGTAACCAGACTTAAACACAAAGAGGAAGAAAAAGATATGCTGCTCAAGCTTTTCAGCTTACTGCTTGATATTAAGGACGAGAATAATTTTTATATGCATTTAGCTGAAGCTATTAGTAATCTAATCCCGTTTGAATATATTGGAATAATTGGCAGAGGATATAATAAGAATGAAAGTGAAGGCATATATATTACAAAAGATGAAACCGGTAAATTAAAAGTAAACAAAGCTACAAGAAACGATATTCGCATTGTGGAATCGTTTAAGTTCATGCTGTTGGCTAAAGACGGGATTGTTCATACGGAGATTACAGGTGAAGAATTACTAAAAATGTGCAGTCAATTTTCACATATAAGGCAGATAAAAGAGAAGAATTCAATAGTTTCATTGCTCGTATTCAGGTATATGAAAAACAATCTTGGCGAACTCTTTCTTACCATCGGGAGAAAAGAACATGTATCACAGGCAAATGAAATCAGTATTAAATTAATGCACAATAGTAATTCTTATTTTACTGGAACTGAAATAGAGTTTTGTGAAAATCTTCTTCCCCAACTAATATCCATCTTTGCTAATTTTTATTCGTTTAAAGAGATCGAGATATTAACAAAGAAATTGGAACAAGAAAAACACTATCTGCTTGATGAGATAAACTCAGCAACAAGTTTTCAGGAAATTGTTGGAAACAGCGTCCTGCTTAATAATATATTGAATAAAATTAAACTGGTAGCACCCCTTGATGCTACAGTTTTGGTAACTGGAGAAACTGGAACAGGTAAGGAGTTGATTGCCCGTGCAATTCACAAATTATCAAAACGAAATGAGCAAGCATATATTACCATCAATTGCGCGGCACTTCCGGTTCAACTAATTGAATCGGAATTATTCGGTCATGAAAAAGGCAGCTTTACCGGGGCATTTGAAAAGAAATTTGGCAAATTTGAAATTGCAAATAAAGGAACCATTTTTTTGGATGAGATAGGTGAACTGCCTCTTGAAGTTCAATCAAAACTCTTACGCGTTTTACAAGAAAAAGAATTTGAACGTGTTGGAGGTAAAAGCACAGTTTATTCCGATGTTAGAATTATCGCCGCTACAAATCGTAATCTCGAAAAGGAAATTGAACAGGGTAAATTCAGATCAGATTTGTTTTTCCGGCTTAATGTATTTCCAATAGAAATACCTCCTTTAAGAGAAAGAGCTGACGATATTCCCTTGCTCGTAAAACATTTTATCCAAAACTATTCAAAAAAAATAGGTAAGGATATAAAGTCAATCAAGAAAAACGATTTGGAAATGTTGACACAATATAATTGGCCAGGCAACATTCGCGAACTGGAACATGTGATTGAAAGAGCAATTATAATATCGCAAGGATCTAAGCTTAGTTTTGAAAATTTCAAATTTGGCGGTGATAGTGAATCTGAAGCTAAAAAAGAATCTTTTAAATCGCTCATTGAAATAGAAAAAGACCACATTATTAATGCTCTTAAATTAGCAAATGGGAAAGTTACAGGCGCAAACAGTGCTGCACTGCTTCTTAAAATTAACGGGAAAACTCTAGGAACAAGAATGAGAAAGCTGGGGATTAAAAGAAAGGACATAATTTCAGATTCAAAATTATAG
- a CDS encoding HEAT repeat domain-containing protein, whose translation MKTYKMICLTIVCALLIGTSSFAGTPENTSLKTNVTLIEENLLQGINSENLGLKVSAAYYLGEYKTEKAVLPLMKMLHSEKNESCRIQAALSLIKIGNPKGVFMVKQAAKFDQSERVRNMCSKFYNAYQKS comes from the coding sequence ATGAAAACATATAAAATGATCTGTTTGACAATTGTTTGTGCTTTGTTAATTGGCACATCATCATTTGCTGGTACACCAGAAAACACATCTTTAAAAACCAATGTTACTTTAATTGAAGAGAATTTACTCCAGGGCATTAATTCTGAAAATCTTGGACTTAAGGTTAGCGCCGCTTATTATTTGGGTGAATATAAAACCGAAAAAGCTGTTTTACCTTTAATGAAAATGTTACATTCGGAAAAAAATGAAAGTTGCCGGATTCAAGCGGCATTATCATTAATTAAAATTGGTAATCCCAAAGGTGTTTTTATGGTAAAACAAGCCGCAAAATTTGACCAAAGTGAAAGAGTAAGAAACATGTGCAGCAAGTTTTACAATGCTTATCAGAAATCGTAG
- a CDS encoding site-specific DNA-methyltransferase, with product MKNFPIPRLDKNPEFRKHLLKYCRLKKGEIWKDPAGKHKVGCLDAASKADIKKLMEGEKATLAIHDPPYNLIGFELREVERFVDWSKQWIETTNLALDNNSSLYVWLGADQKDGFQPLPDFMIMMRGTQFKTRSFITMRNQRGYGTQKNWMAVRQELLFYTKGNPIFNIKAEYTDIPKILRGYYKEINGKITENLERSKSANIRAGNVWVDIQQVFHLMDENVNGCYAQKPLKSAERIILASSNPGDVVIDFFCHSASTLLSAEMNGRRCFTIDLDPLYCEIAIRRIERYRQTGKSGWQNSNPFEKEILKDKKLKSYVILNRNF from the coding sequence ATGAAAAATTTTCCGATTCCACGTTTAGATAAAAATCCTGAATTCAGAAAACATCTTTTGAAATATTGCCGATTAAAAAAAGGTGAGATCTGGAAAGACCCAGCAGGAAAACACAAAGTTGGCTGTCTTGATGCTGCAAGTAAAGCTGATATAAAAAAGTTAATGGAGGGTGAAAAAGCAACTTTAGCAATTCACGATCCACCATATAATCTAATAGGATTTGAACTAAGAGAAGTTGAGAGGTTTGTTGATTGGTCCAAACAATGGATTGAAACCACTAATCTTGCACTGGATAATAATAGCTCGTTGTACGTTTGGCTGGGAGCTGATCAAAAAGATGGATTCCAACCTTTACCGGACTTTATGATTATGATGCGCGGAACCCAATTTAAAACGCGCAGCTTTATTACTATGCGTAACCAGCGTGGCTACGGTACACAAAAAAACTGGATGGCTGTAAGGCAAGAATTACTTTTTTACACCAAAGGTAATCCAATCTTTAATATTAAAGCTGAATACACAGACATTCCCAAAATCCTGCGTGGCTATTACAAAGAAATAAATGGTAAGATTACGGAAAACCTGGAGAGAAGTAAATCCGCCAATATCCGGGCAGGCAATGTATGGGTAGATATTCAGCAGGTCTTCCATTTGATGGATGAAAATGTTAACGGATGCTATGCTCAAAAACCACTAAAGTCAGCAGAAAGAATTATTCTTGCAAGCTCAAATCCAGGTGATGTTGTTATTGATTTCTTTTGTCATTCAGCATCAACATTACTTTCGGCAGAGATGAATGGACGAAGATGCTTTACAATAGATTTGGATCCTCTTTATTGTGAAATTGCCATCAGACGAATAGAGCGTTACCGCCAGACTGGAAAATCCGGCTGGCAAAACAGCAATCCTTTTGAAAAGGAAATTTTAAAAGACAAAAAACTAAAATCTTATGTAATACTAAATAGAAACTTCTGA
- a CDS encoding aldo/keto reductase gives MLYKNFAKTNIQVSQLGYGCWGIGKSMWIGAEDSESKKALHKAIEEGINLFDTALVYGDGHSEKLVGEVEKESGKDLFIASKIPSKKFEWPAKDSSLLKDSFPIDHIISSTEHSLKNLKRDYVNLMQFHVWNDKWTTQDEWKEAIYKLKKDGKVQYFGISINDHQPWNGIEAGKTGLIDCFQVIFNLFDQSPTDELFTFCEENKISILARVPFDEGSLTGTINENTIFPKGDWRNGYFKGDRKKEVAERVAKIWEFVNGETESIAEAALRYIVSFSAVTSVIPGMRSEKNLLANKASVEKGALSNELLEKLKSARWIRNFYE, from the coding sequence ATGCTTTATAAAAATTTTGCAAAAACTAATATTCAGGTTTCCCAATTAGGATATGGCTGCTGGGGAATTGGAAAATCAATGTGGATTGGTGCTGAGGATTCCGAATCGAAAAAAGCGCTGCACAAAGCAATTGAAGAAGGAATAAATTTATTTGATACGGCATTAGTTTACGGAGATGGACATAGCGAAAAACTTGTTGGTGAAGTGGAAAAAGAATCTGGCAAGGATTTATTCATCGCAAGTAAAATTCCGTCAAAAAAATTTGAATGGCCCGCAAAAGATTCTTCATTATTAAAGGATTCCTTTCCAATAGATCATATCATTTCTTCAACCGAACATAGTTTGAAGAATCTTAAACGCGATTATGTGAATCTGATGCAATTCCATGTTTGGAATGATAAATGGACAACTCAAGATGAATGGAAAGAAGCAATTTACAAATTGAAAAAAGATGGCAAGGTTCAATACTTCGGAATATCCATTAACGATCATCAACCGTGGAATGGAATTGAAGCTGGGAAAACCGGGTTGATAGATTGCTTCCAGGTTATCTTCAATCTGTTCGATCAATCACCAACGGATGAATTGTTCACATTTTGTGAGGAGAATAAAATCAGCATCCTTGCCCGCGTTCCTTTTGATGAAGGAAGTCTTACCGGAACAATAAATGAAAACACAATATTTCCTAAAGGCGATTGGCGCAATGGATATTTTAAAGGTGATAGAAAAAAGGAAGTTGCAGAACGCGTTGCAAAAATTTGGGAATTTGTTAATGGAGAAACAGAATCCATTGCTGAAGCAGCTTTAAGATACATTGTTAGCTTCAGCGCAGTAACTTCTGTAATTCCAGGAATGAGAAGTGAGAAGAATCTTCTGGCAAACAAAGCCAGCGTTGAAAAAGGGGCACTTTCCAATGAACTGCTTGAGAAATTAAAATCCGCCAGATGGATAAGAAATTTTTATGAGTGA
- a CDS encoding nitroreductase family protein: MEFIDLAKKRFSSRSFLPKQVDEGKLLKVLEAGRIAPSAVNIQPWHFIVIKDEENKQKIYSVYKRDWLKQAPIIIVVCGDHSTSWKRVDGKDHCDIDIAIAVDHLILQATELDLGTCWVCNFDMKKCAEVLNLPENIEPIVILPLGYPAEFADSDRHTAKRKPLDMIVHREKF, encoded by the coding sequence ATGGAATTTATCGATTTAGCCAAGAAAAGATTTTCATCACGCAGCTTCCTTCCAAAGCAAGTTGATGAAGGAAAATTATTGAAAGTTTTAGAAGCTGGAAGAATTGCTCCTTCGGCTGTTAATATTCAACCATGGCATTTTATTGTAATTAAGGATGAAGAAAATAAACAGAAAATATATTCTGTTTACAAAAGAGACTGGCTTAAACAGGCGCCAATTATTATAGTGGTTTGTGGTGATCATTCCACTTCCTGGAAAAGAGTTGATGGTAAAGATCATTGCGATATTGATATTGCAATTGCGGTTGACCACCTGATTTTGCAAGCAACTGAACTTGATTTAGGAACATGCTGGGTTTGCAACTTCGATATGAAAAAATGTGCTGAAGTTTTAAACCTGCCGGAGAACATAGAACCGATAGTTATATTACCGCTTGGTTATCCAGCAGAATTTGCCGATTCTGACAGACACACGGCAAAACGTAAACCGCTTGATATGATTGTGCATCGAGAAAAATTTTAA
- a CDS encoding trimethylamine methyltransferase family protein — MKPKFEILSKEIIFRILDEAFQLLVKPGIKIKSAEARKLLKEAGAQINEREEIVSITRSLVEEVLKTVPHQFYLYDRFGNPAVNYGGDDVNFDPGSSGINILDPVTLEHKPAVTSDLIKLIKVAEQLPQYSAQSTAVICNDVPKEVGDFYRLYLVLLYSKKPVVTGAFTADTIKIMFDMLSIFSKSGNEIENKPQAVFDVCPTPPLMWNKISCSNLIDLARKGIPAEMVSMPLAGSASPVTLIASVVQHAAECLSGITIHQLAKPGSPIVWGGAPAIFDMRFGTTPMGAIETAMIGAAIAQVGKFLNLPTHTYLAASDAKIVDAQAGMESGISAMIGALAGINMISGAGMLDFLACQSAEKLVIDAEAISMAKRMLDGIQLRTETLALEMFEDFSFKSDFLKQKFTRQLFNKEQHIPSSIIDRSSLHEWEQKGKLDTFGRAKLRVVELVEKYQKPEILVDQENELINLVEGVFKKCGMEKLPKI; from the coding sequence ATGAAACCAAAATTCGAGATCCTTTCAAAAGAAATTATTTTTAGAATATTGGATGAAGCATTTCAACTTCTTGTAAAGCCGGGGATAAAAATAAAATCTGCAGAAGCCAGGAAACTATTAAAAGAAGCTGGCGCACAAATTAATGAGCGTGAAGAAATCGTAAGTATAACCAGATCATTGGTAGAGGAAGTTCTTAAAACTGTTCCGCATCAGTTTTATTTGTATGATAGATTTGGAAATCCTGCAGTAAACTATGGTGGAGATGATGTAAATTTCGATCCGGGTTCTTCGGGAATTAATATACTTGACCCTGTAACACTTGAACACAAACCAGCCGTTACTTCTGATCTGATAAAATTAATAAAGGTGGCAGAACAACTTCCTCAGTATAGCGCACAGTCCACGGCTGTAATTTGTAATGATGTACCGAAAGAAGTCGGTGATTTTTACCGGCTATATCTTGTTTTATTATATTCAAAGAAGCCGGTTGTAACCGGTGCTTTTACTGCCGATACTATAAAAATTATGTTCGACATGCTTAGCATCTTTTCAAAAAGCGGAAATGAAATTGAAAATAAACCGCAAGCTGTTTTTGATGTGTGTCCAACTCCGCCGCTTATGTGGAATAAAATAAGCTGCAGTAATCTGATTGATCTTGCGCGAAAAGGAATTCCTGCTGAAATGGTTTCGATGCCGCTGGCAGGCAGTGCTTCGCCGGTTACTTTAATTGCATCCGTCGTTCAACATGCGGCAGAGTGTTTAAGTGGAATTACGATTCATCAATTAGCAAAACCGGGTTCACCAATTGTTTGGGGAGGTGCTCCGGCAATTTTCGATATGCGGTTCGGAACTACCCCGATGGGTGCAATTGAAACTGCAATGATTGGTGCTGCCATCGCCCAGGTTGGAAAATTCTTAAACTTGCCAACACACACTTATCTTGCTGCAAGTGATGCAAAAATTGTTGATGCACAAGCAGGAATGGAGAGCGGTATTTCTGCAATGATTGGAGCACTGGCTGGAATAAATATGATTTCAGGTGCAGGTATGCTGGATTTTCTTGCCTGCCAAAGTGCAGAGAAATTAGTGATTGATGCTGAAGCAATTTCAATGGCTAAAAGAATGCTTGATGGAATTCAACTGAGGACAGAGACTCTTGCACTGGAAATGTTTGAAGATTTTAGTTTCAAGTCTGATTTTCTAAAACAGAAATTTACTCGTCAATTATTTAACAAAGAGCAACACATTCCTTCAAGTATAATTGATCGTAGTTCTTTACACGAATGGGAACAGAAAGGGAAACTGGATACTTTTGGAAGGGCAAAACTTCGCGTTGTAGAGTTGGTTGAAAAATATCAGAAGCCGGAAATTCTAGTTGATCAGGAAAACGAATTAATAAATTTAGTAGAAGGTGTTTTTAAAAAATGTGGGATGGAAAAGTTACCTAAGATATAA
- a CDS encoding corrinoid protein, with the protein MNDKLFQLIAQSVIDGEIGEAKTLARMAVDKGIPPLEIINKGYVAGMNYVGEQFTAGTMFLPHLVMAGEAMKAAMAILEPEALKLGNKREVLGTVVLGTVQGDIHEIGKSLVSIMLSANGFDVIDLGVNVSPQKFIDTVIKHNANIVGMSSLLTTTMTMQKTTIEALEEAGLRGKVKILVGGAPVTKRWAVEIGADGYGQDAMSAVNVAKSLILNPRISV; encoded by the coding sequence ATGAATGATAAGTTATTCCAATTGATAGCACAGAGTGTAATAGATGGTGAAATCGGTGAAGCAAAAACTTTAGCACGGATGGCGGTCGATAAAGGAATTCCTCCTTTGGAAATTATAAACAAAGGTTATGTTGCAGGAATGAATTACGTTGGCGAACAGTTTACTGCTGGTACAATGTTTCTTCCGCATCTAGTTATGGCTGGCGAAGCGATGAAAGCGGCAATGGCTATTCTTGAACCGGAAGCTTTGAAGCTGGGTAATAAAAGAGAAGTTCTGGGAACCGTGGTTTTGGGAACTGTTCAAGGCGATATTCACGAAATTGGGAAGAGCCTTGTTTCAATTATGCTTTCAGCAAATGGTTTTGATGTTATTGATCTGGGTGTTAATGTTTCCCCGCAAAAATTTATTGATACAGTCATTAAGCATAATGCAAATATAGTTGGAATGAGTTCTTTGCTTACAACAACAATGACAATGCAAAAGACAACGATTGAAGCTTTGGAGGAAGCAGGTCTTCGTGGGAAAGTAAAAATATTAGTTGGTGGTGCGCCGGTTACAAAACGCTGGGCTGTTGAAATTGGAGCAGATGGTTATGGGCAGGATGCAATGAGCGCTGTTAATGTTGCAAAGTCTTTGATTCTCAATCCGCGTATATCAGTTTAA